In the genome of Salana multivorans, the window GCTGTCGGTCGCGGACCGGCTCCAGCTCCTGCTCGAGTTCGCCGGTGGCCTCCCGCCGATGCCGGAGCGGCTCGCGAACCGTCCCGAGCTGCTGGAGCCGGTGCCCGAGTGCCAGTCGCCGATCGCGTTCGTGACGGAGCTGGAGACCGACGAGACGGACGACGGGGCCGCCGTGCGCGTGCGCTTCTACGCCTCGGCCCCGCCGGGGGCGCCGACCTCGCGCGGCTTCGCCGGCATCCTCGCCGAGGGGATCGACGGGCTGAGCGTGGAGCAGGTCGAGGCGGTCCCGGGCGACTACCCGCTCACCCTCGGTCTGGCCGAGGCCGTCTCGCCCCTGCGCCTGCGCGGCATGACGGCGCTCCTCGCGCGCACCAAGCGCCAGGTCGCCGAGCGCGCGGCGGCCCGGACGCGCGCGACGTAGCCGGGCCCGGACGCGTCGGCCCGTCTGGCCCGGCCGCCACCGCGTGCGTGCCCCGTCCGTGCGCGGGCCGGCGCGTCGGCAGTGCTTGACTGTGGCCATGGCCTCCTCCCGCCGGCCCGGCGACCTCCCGGCGATCGTCCGGCTCGCCGTCGCGCTCGGGATCGGGCTCGTGGTCGGCCTGCTGCCGCGGTGGGACGGCGGCGCGGCGGCCGCACTGAGCGGCTGGGCGGCGACGGCCTTCGTCTACTGCTGCTGGACGCTCGCCGCGCTGATGCCGATGGACCCCGACCGGACGGCGGGTCACGCCACCCGCGAGGAGCCGACGCGGCTCGGCGCGCACCTCGTCGTCGCGTTCGCCGGGCTCGCGAGCCTCGTCGGGGTCGTCCTGGTCCTCATGGACCGCACGCACGTCCAGACGGTCGCGAGCGCGCTCGTCGCCGTCGTCGCGTCGTGGCTCACCGTCCACACGCTGGCGACGACGCGCTACGCGCGGCTCTACTACACCCAGCCGGTCGGCGGGGTCGACTTCCACCAGAGCGAGCCGCCGCGCTACAGCGACTTCGCCTACATGGCGTTCACCGTCGGCATGAGCTTCGCCATCTCGGACACCGATCTCGCCTCGTCGCGGATGCGGCGGACCGCGCTGGTGCACGCGCTGCAGGCGTACCTGTTCGGGACGGTCATCGTCGCCCTCCTCGTCAACCTGGTCGCCAGTCTCGGCCCCTGACGGGGCACGGGGCGGGACCGGGCGGGAACCTAGACTCGGGGCCGTGACCTCCGCCGCCCCCGCGCCCGCAGCACCCCGGCACCCGCTCGACGTCGAGGCCGTCCCGCGCCCCGCGCGCAGCCAGGGCCTCCTGGACGAGATGGCCCGGCGGGTCGTCGTCGCGGACGGCGCCATGGGCACGATGCTCCAGCGGTTCGACCCGACCCTCGAGGACTACCAGAACCTCGAGGGCTGCAACGAGATCCTCAACGTCTCGCGACCGGACATCGTCGGCGCCATCCACCGCGCGTACCTCGACGTCGGGGTCGACGCGGTCGAGACGAACACGTTCGGCGCCAACTGGTCCAACCTCGCCGACTACGGCATCGACGACCGGATCACCGAGCTGGCCCGCGAGGGAGCCCGGATCGCGCGGGCCGAGGCCGAGTCCTGCGAGCTGCGCGACGGCCGCGTCCGCTGGGTGCTCGGCTCGATGGGCCCGGGGACGAAGCTGCCGAGCCTCGGCCACACCACCTACGCCCACCTCAAGGAGACCTTCGCCCAGGCCGCCCGCGGCCTCATCGAGGGAGGCGCCGACGCGTTCCTCGTCGAGACCAGCCAGGACCTGCTCCAGACCAAGGCGACCGTCAACGCCTGCCGTCAGGCCATCGTCGAGACGGGTGTCCGGCTGCCGATCTTCGTCGAGGTCACGGTCGAGACGACGGGCACGATGCTCGTCGGATCCGAGATCGGCGCGGCCCTCACGGCCCTCGAACCGCTGCAGATCGACGCGATCGGGCTGAACTGCGCGACCGGCCCGGCCGAGATGAGCGAGCACCTGCGCCAGCTCGCGGCCCGCTCCGAGGTCCCCGTCATGTGCATGCCGAACGCCGGCCTGCCCGTCCTCGGCAGGAACGGCGCCGAGTACCCCCTCACCCCGGCCGAGCTGGGCGTGGCGCACGAGCAGTTCGTGCGGGAGTTCGGGCTGCGGCTGGTCGGAGGCTGCTGCGGCACCACCCCGGAGCACCTCGCGGCCGTCGTCGAGCGGGTCGGCCGGGACTCGGGCGTGCTCGTCCGCGACCGTCGGCCGGAGGCCGAGCCGGGCGTCGCGAGCCTCTACCAGCACGTCCCGCTCGATCAGGACGCGAGCTACCTCGCGATCGGCGAGCGGACCAACGCCAACGGCTCGAAGGCGTTCCGCGAGGCCATGCTCGCCGAGAACTGGGACGAGTGCGTCGAGATCGCGCGCGCCCAGGTCCGCGGCGGGGCGCACCTGCTCGACGTGTGCGTCGACTACGTCGGGCGCGACGGGGTGGCGGACGCCCGCGAGGTCGTCTCGCGCCTCGCCTCCGCCTCGACGCTGCCGCTCGTCATCGACTCGACCGAGCCGGCCGTGCTCCGGGCGGGGCTCGAGCTGGTCGGCGGCCGGCCCGTCATCAACTCGGTCAACTTCGAGGACGGCGAGGGCCCGACCACCCGGTTCGGCCGGATCATGCCGCTGGTGATGGAGCACGGCGCCGCGGTCGTCGCGCTCACGATCGACGAGCAGGGCCAGGCGCGCACGCGCGAGGACAAGGTGCGCATCGCCTCCCGCCTCGTCGACACGCTCGTCGGCGAGTGGGGGATGAGCGTCGGCGACATCGTCGTCGACTGCCTCACCTTCCCGATCGCGACCGGGCAGGAGGAGACGCGGCGCGACGCGATCGAGACCATCGCGGCGATCCAGGAGATCACCGCGCGCTACCCCGGGATCCACACGACGCTCGGTGTCTCCAACGTCTCGTTCGGCCTCAACCCGGCCGCGCGGATCGTGCTCAACTCGGTGTTCCTCCACGAGGCGGCGCAGGCGGGGCTGTCGTCGGCGATCGTCGACGCGGCCAAGATCGTGCCCGTCGCGTCGCTGCCCGAGGAGCAGCGGACGGTCGCGCTCGACCTCGTGTGGGACCGCCGCGAGCACGACCCGGACGGCACCGTCACCTACGACCCGCTCGCCCGGATGCTCGAGCTGTTCGAGGGCGTCGACACGAGGGCGATGCGGGACCAGCGGGCCGCCGAGCTTGCGGCCCTGCCCGTCGGCGAGCGGCTCGCGCGGCGGATCGTCGACGGGGAGGGCAAGGGGCTCGAGGCCGACCTCGATCTCGCGATGGCCGAGGGCATGGCGCCGCTGACCATCATCAACGAGCACCTCCTCGAGGGCATGAAGGTCGTCGGCGAGCGCTTCGGCGCGGGGGAGATGCAGCTCCCGTTCGTGCTGCAGTCGGCCGAGGTGATGAAGGCGGCGGTCGCGCTGCTGGAGCCGCACATGGAGAAGTCGGGGTCGAGCGCGAGCAAGGGGACGATGGTGCTCGGCACCGTGCGCGGCGACGTCCACGACATCGGCAAGAACCTCGTCGACATCATCCTCACCAACAACGGCTACACCGTCGTGAACATCGGGATCAAGCAGCCGATCGCCGACTTCATCGCGGCCGCCGAGGAGCACGACGCCGACGTCATCGGCATGTCAGGCCTCCTCGTGAAGTCGACCGTCGTGATGAAGGAGAACCTGCTCGAGCTCAACGCGCGCGGGCTCGCCACGCGGTGGCCGGTGATCCTCGGCGGCGCGGCGCTCACCCGCCCCTACGTCGAGGACGACCTGCACGAGCTGTTCGACGGCGAGGTCCGCTACGCCCGGGACGCGTTCGAGGGGCTCGCGCTCATGGAGCCGCTGGTCGCGGTCGCGCGCGGGGCGGACCCCGAGGCCGTCGGCCTGCCGCCGTTGAAGAAGCGGCGCCACACGCGGGGCGCGACGGTCACGCTGACCGAGCCCGAGGTCATGCCGGGGCGCTCCGACGTCGCGGCCGACAACCCCGTGCCGACGCCGCCGTTCTGGGGGACGAGGATCGTGCGCGGCATCCAGCTCGCCGACTTCGCGGCGTTCCTCGACGAGCGCGCGACGTTCCTCGGGCAGTGGGGCCTCAAGCCGGGACGCGGCGAGGGCGGGGCGTCCTACGAGGAGCTGGTGGCGACGGAGGGCCGGCCCCGGCTGCGCGCCTGGCTGGACCGGATCCTGGCCGAGGGCATGCTCGACGCCTCGGTGGCCTACGGGTACTTCCCGGTGGTCTCCGACGGCCAGGACGTCGTGGTGCTGCACCACGGCGACGACCCGAGCGGCGTGCTCGGCGTGCCGGGGCTGCTCGCGCCCGACGGCGGGTCGGGCGGCCAGCTCGGCGAGGAGCGGCTGCGGTTCACGTTCCCGCGCCAGCGCCGGGACCGGCACCTGTGCCTGGCCGACTTCGTCCGGTCACGCGAGGCTGCGGCCGCCGAGGGCCGCGTCGACGTGCTGCCCGTTCAGCTCGTGACGGCCGGGTCCAAGGTTGACGACGTCACCGCGCGGATGTTCGCCGAGAGCTCCTACCGGGACTACCTGGAGCTGCACGGGCTCGTCATGCAGCTCACCGAGGCGCTCGCGGAGTTCTGGCACTCCCGGATCCGCGCGGAGCTCGGGTTCGCGGGGGAGGAGCCGACCGAGGTCGAGGGACTGTTCAAGCTGGACTACCGCGGCGCGCGGTTCTCGCTCGGCTACCCGGCGTGCCCGGAGATGGAGGACCGGACCAAGGTGGTCGAGCTGCTGCGGCCGGAGCGGATGGGGGTCGAGCTGTCGGAGGAGCTGCAGCTCCACCCCGAGCAGTCGACGGACGCGTTCGTGTTCCACCACCCGGAGGCGAAGTACTTCTCCGTGTGACGGGGACTCAGGCGGTGGGGACCGGCCGCGTCGCGAGCGCGCGGGTCCGCTCCCAGCGCTCGACCAGCGTGACGACGCCGGCCGCCGCCGGGACCAGCACGAGGTTGCCCAGCAGCATCGTCCGCAGGAACGGCAGCCCGGCGACGTAGCTCGCCATCAGCCCGTCCACCCCGTCGGCGTACCAGCGCCCGCGGCCCAGGAACCAGACGCCCGCGTTGGTCGTCAGGTAGAAGAACAGCGAGCCGCCGACGCCGAACCCGAGCGCGGCGACGTAGCGCCGTCCACCCGTCCACCGCGGCAGCAGGACGGACGCCAGGCCGATGACCGCCCACGTCCCCCAGACGAACCAGAGCACGGAGGTGTTGCCGAGGACGAGGTCGCTCGCGATCGCGACGACCAGCGGGACGAACGCCGCGACGCGGTTGCGCAGCAGGAGCGCCCCGGCGAACGTCGCCGCCGTGACGAGCTCGAGGTTGGGCGGCGCGCCGAGGTCGGAGCGCACGAGGCGCCAGCCGATCGCGAACGCCATGAGCAGCGCGACGACCGCGGGCCGCCACCAGCGCCGGGCGAGCTCGCCGAGCGTGAGGGGCCCGAGCCGTTCGCTCCCGCCGCCGGTCACTCGAAGGCCGTGAGCGTCCACGTGATCGTCTCCCCGTCCTTGGTCTCCAGCGACCCGGCGCCCACCTCGGCGAACTGGCCGTCGACGTCGAGCGACCAGAACTCGCTGGTCGGGTCGGCGGCGCGGCCGCCGATGCCGGTGACGAACGCCATCTCGCCCTCGCCCTCGACGGTGGCGCTCGGGTCGTGCTCCAGCAGCAGCTCGAGCGCCGTCCTCCCGTCCTCGCCGGGGTAGCTCATCGAGAGGAGCTGGTCCTCGTCGTCGTAGGTGAGGACGGCGTCGCCGTCCGCGGCTCCCGCGGTGGCCGACGCCGACGACGACGCCGACGCCGTCGTCCCGTCCGTCGTGGCCGGAGCCGAGCAGGCGGTCGCGGCGGCGCCGATCCCGGCGACGAGACCGAGGGCGGCGAGGGCGCGGACGAGCGAGGAGCGCGTGCT includes:
- a CDS encoding SufE family protein, with the protein product MSTAPVPDLPPTLAAIREDFLALSVADRLQLLLEFAGGLPPMPERLANRPELLEPVPECQSPIAFVTELETDETDDGAAVRVRFYASAPPGAPTSRGFAGILAEGIDGLSVEQVEAVPGDYPLTLGLAEAVSPLRLRGMTALLARTKRQVAERAAARTRAT
- a CDS encoding DUF1345 domain-containing protein, whose product is MASSRRPGDLPAIVRLAVALGIGLVVGLLPRWDGGAAAALSGWAATAFVYCCWTLAALMPMDPDRTAGHATREEPTRLGAHLVVAFAGLASLVGVVLVLMDRTHVQTVASALVAVVASWLTVHTLATTRYARLYYTQPVGGVDFHQSEPPRYSDFAYMAFTVGMSFAISDTDLASSRMRRTALVHALQAYLFGTVIVALLVNLVASLGP
- the metH gene encoding methionine synthase, whose amino-acid sequence is MARRVVVADGAMGTMLQRFDPTLEDYQNLEGCNEILNVSRPDIVGAIHRAYLDVGVDAVETNTFGANWSNLADYGIDDRITELAREGARIARAEAESCELRDGRVRWVLGSMGPGTKLPSLGHTTYAHLKETFAQAARGLIEGGADAFLVETSQDLLQTKATVNACRQAIVETGVRLPIFVEVTVETTGTMLVGSEIGAALTALEPLQIDAIGLNCATGPAEMSEHLRQLAARSEVPVMCMPNAGLPVLGRNGAEYPLTPAELGVAHEQFVREFGLRLVGGCCGTTPEHLAAVVERVGRDSGVLVRDRRPEAEPGVASLYQHVPLDQDASYLAIGERTNANGSKAFREAMLAENWDECVEIARAQVRGGAHLLDVCVDYVGRDGVADAREVVSRLASASTLPLVIDSTEPAVLRAGLELVGGRPVINSVNFEDGEGPTTRFGRIMPLVMEHGAAVVALTIDEQGQARTREDKVRIASRLVDTLVGEWGMSVGDIVVDCLTFPIATGQEETRRDAIETIAAIQEITARYPGIHTTLGVSNVSFGLNPAARIVLNSVFLHEAAQAGLSSAIVDAAKIVPVASLPEEQRTVALDLVWDRREHDPDGTVTYDPLARMLELFEGVDTRAMRDQRAAELAALPVGERLARRIVDGEGKGLEADLDLAMAEGMAPLTIINEHLLEGMKVVGERFGAGEMQLPFVLQSAEVMKAAVALLEPHMEKSGSSASKGTMVLGTVRGDVHDIGKNLVDIILTNNGYTVVNIGIKQPIADFIAAAEEHDADVIGMSGLLVKSTVVMKENLLELNARGLATRWPVILGGAALTRPYVEDDLHELFDGEVRYARDAFEGLALMEPLVAVARGADPEAVGLPPLKKRRHTRGATVTLTEPEVMPGRSDVAADNPVPTPPFWGTRIVRGIQLADFAAFLDERATFLGQWGLKPGRGEGGASYEELVATEGRPRLRAWLDRILAEGMLDASVAYGYFPVVSDGQDVVVLHHGDDPSGVLGVPGLLAPDGGSGGQLGEERLRFTFPRQRRDRHLCLADFVRSREAAAAEGRVDVLPVQLVTAGSKVDDVTARMFAESSYRDYLELHGLVMQLTEALAEFWHSRIRAELGFAGEEPTEVEGLFKLDYRGARFSLGYPACPEMEDRTKVVELLRPERMGVELSEELQLHPEQSTDAFVFHHPEAKYFSV
- a CDS encoding DUF6580 family putative transport protein — encoded protein: MDAHGLRVTGGGSERLGPLTLGELARRWWRPAVVALLMAFAIGWRLVRSDLGAPPNLELVTAATFAGALLLRNRVAAFVPLVVAIASDLVLGNTSVLWFVWGTWAVIGLASVLLPRWTGGRRYVAALGFGVGGSLFFYLTTNAGVWFLGRGRWYADGVDGLMASYVAGLPFLRTMLLGNLVLVPAAAGVVTLVERWERTRALATRPVPTA
- a CDS encoding DUF4430 domain-containing protein codes for the protein MISTRSSLVRALAALGLVAGIGAAATACSAPATTDGTTASASSSASATAGAADGDAVLTYDDEDQLLSMSYPGEDGRTALELLLEHDPSATVEGEGEMAFVTGIGGRAADPTSEFWSLDVDGQFAEVGAGSLETKDGETITWTLTAFE